In one window of Cryptococcus depauperatus CBS 7841 chromosome 3, complete sequence DNA:
- a CDS encoding guanine nucleotide-binding protein subunit alpha gives MGGCISTPDGSKKGQQTKQVAGQPTVPLSAADPGVPPGANDSAPNSAIANATSQGLAQALAAIEPAPDTRGNRNRSNIIDRQIEDDSRKFKKECKILLLGSGESGKSTIVKQMKIIHQNGYSKEELFEFKSVVHKNVLDSAQALIMAMRKIGVDPEDANNRSYADRILEYRMDAEVNASLPSDILFNIEALWYDPVIPSVMDRSSEFYLLDSATYFFANIRKIAAPDYIPDEADVLRARTKTTGISETSFDMGQLSIHMFDVGGQRSERKKWIHCFEAVTSIIFCVALSEYDQVLLEESGQNRMQESLVLFESVINSRWFLRTSVILFLNKIDLFKQKLPKVPLVNYFPEYTGGADINKAAKYILWRFTQTNRARLSVYPHLTQATDTSNIRLVFAAVKETILQNALRDSGIL, from the exons ATGGGTGGCTGCATTTCTACGCCTGATGGTTCCAAAAAGGGGCAGCAAACCAAGCAAGTAGCAGGACAGCCAACGGTCCCTCTGTCAGCGGCAGACCCAGGCGTTCCGCCAGGAGCAAATGATTCTGCTCCAAATAGCGCGATCGCAAACGCAACATCCCAAGGCTTGGCACAAGCGTTAGCGGCCATAGAACCGGCACCAGATACGAGGGGGAACAGGAACAGAAGCAATATCATTGATCGACAGATAGAGGATGATTCAAGAAAGTTTAAGAAAGAGTGCAAGATACTACTGCTAG GGTCTGGTGAATCTGGAAAGTCTACCATTGTGAAGCAAATGAAGATTATCCACCAAAATGGATACTCTAAAGAAGAGTTGTTCGAATTCAAAAGCGTCGTTCACAAAAATGTTTTGGATTCTGCTCAGGCGTTGATTATGGCAATGAGGAAGATTGGTGTAGACCCAGAAGATGCAAACAATAGA TCATACGCCGACCGTATCCTCGAGTACAGGATGGATGCTGAAGTCAATGCCTCACTTCCCTCGGATatactcttcaacatcGAAGCTCTTTGGTATGACCCTGTCATTCCTTCCGTCATGGACCGCAGTTCTGAGTTTTATCTCTTGGATTCTGCGACTTACTTTTTCGCCAACATTCGAAAAATTGCAGCGCCAGACTATATTCCCGATGAAGCGGACGTTTTGAGAGCGAGAACAAAGACTACAGGTATCAGCGAGACGAGTTTTGATATGGGACAGTTGAGCATTCACATGTTTGATGTGGGTGGACAAAGAAgtgagagaaaaaagtggaTCCATT GTTTTGAAGCGGTTACGTCAATTATTTTTTGTGTGGCATTGTCAGAATATGACCAGGTGTTATTGGAAGAGTCGGGACAG AATCGAATGCAGGAATCCCTCGTGTTATTCGAGTCTGTGATCAACTCTCGATGGTTCCTCCGAACATCCgtcattcttttcttaaACAAGATTGATTTGTTTAAGCAAAAATTACCAAAAGTTCCTCTTGTCAACTACTTTCCGGAATACACCG GTGGCGCAGACATTAACAAAGCTGCTAAATATATCTTGTGGAGGTTTACCCAGACAAACAGGGCAAGGTTATCGGTGTATCCTCATCTAACCCAAGCGACGGATACCTCAAAT ATCCGACTGGTCTTTGCCGCTGTCAAAGAAACCATCCTCCAAAACGCCCTGCGTGACTCTGGTATCTTATAA
- a CDS encoding multifunctional tryptophan biosynthesis protein, translating to MGFTLLIDNYDSFTWNIYADLVSTGGDPFVVRNDKITLAKIQDMFEEGRLSRIVISPGPGHPKTDSGISRDVIKWGMGRLPILGVCMGLECIVDALGGEIGYAGEIMHGKTSLVQHDALGIFHNLPPLLSSTRYHSLAASVTTLPTALQVTSTAQESGVIMGIRHRRYTVEAVQYHPESCMSEGGKGLLVNFLKLKGGYWGGENSWCGILTESETSTKDEASKLETKGHVTPGLPTILNRIHAQRLLDVKASSSTPSSSPANVQKSLSFYTSPPYISFPQRIASTPHTAIMAEIKRASPSKGDIAPDVSAPEQALKYALAGASVISVLTEPTWFKGGLDDMLAVRQAVDSLPDRPAILRKDFIISKYMIDEARLYGADTVLLIVAMLEPALLKELYDYSVSIGMEPLVEVNNPKELSLALDIGAKVVGVNNRNLHDFNVDMSTTSRVNAALNGRYTVLCALSGISSPEDVEKYVAEGVKAVLVGEALMRASDTKTFLRSLIGLPPPRILERRKPLVKICGIRSTGDAKLAIDAGADLLGVILVSGTKRCISPSVAQEISAIVRSARSQTLHQPRQTSSDPEPWFATQTSTLFSRKKPLLVGVFQNQPLSEIISAVDEIGFDLVQLHGDEPQSWAKFIPVPVIKVFRIDSEGVIRGGEVARPGLNNAILLDAGNSSGGGGEGKSFDWSHAKRLIEAGEVGSAGSFRLPIMLAGGLNPENVNEAVRQLGEGVWCVDVSSGVEGEDGTKDEGLVKGFVKAVKG from the exons ATGGGCTTCACTCTTCTTATAGACAACTACGATTCCTTCACCTGGAACATCTATGCCGACCTTGTTTCTACAGGAGGAGACCCTTTCGTTGTCAGAAATGACAAAATTACTCTTGCTAAAATTCAA GACATGTTTGAAGAGGGTCGACTATCGAGGATCGTCATCTCACCAGGTCCTGGTCACCCAAAAACGGACTCTGGAATCAGTAGGGATGTGATCAAATGGGGTATGGGAAGATTGCCCATCTTGGGAGTTTGTATGGGACTGGAGTGCATTGTAGATGCTCTTGGAGGCGAA ATTGGTTATGCTGGAGAAATCATGCACGGTAAAACCTCCTTAGTGCAGCATGATGCCCTCGGCATCTTTCATAACCTTCCTCCCCTTTTATCTTCTACCCGATATCACTCACTTGCAGCTTCAGTTACAACTCTCCCTACTGCGCTACAAGTGACTTCAACCGCTCAAGAATCAGGCGTCATCATGGGTATAAGACATAGGAGATATACCGTTGAAGCCGTACAGTATCATCCCGAATCCTGTATGTCTGAAGGTGGAAAGGGGTTGCTAGTCAACTTCTTAAAACTGAAGGGGGGTTATTGGGGTGGTGAGAACTCTTGGTGTGGTATACTTACCGAAAGCGAAACTTCTACCAAAGACGAAGCATCTAAACTCGAAACAAAGGGACATGTTACCCCCGGACTACCTACCATTCTCAACAGAATACACGCTCAACGGCTACTAGACGTTAAAGCTTCTTCGTCCactccttcttcttctcccgCTAACGTCCAAAAATCTCTTTCCTTCTACACCTCTCCGCCATACATTTCATTTCCCCAGCGTATTGCCTCCACTCCTCACACCGCCATCATGGCTGAAATCAAGCGTGCATCCCCTTCCAAGGGCGATATCGCACCCGATGTATCTGCGCCTGAACAAGCTCTCAAGTACGCCTTGGCGGGAGCAAGCGTTATAAGTGTTTTAACCGAACCAACTTGGTTCAAAGGCGGTCTTGATGATATGCTTGCTGTGCGTCAGGCGGTTGACTCTCTGCCTGATCGGCCTGCTATCCTACGAAAAGATTTCATCATTTCGAAATACATGATTGACGAAGCACGCTTATATGGTGCCGACACCGTTCTATTGATCGTCGCCATGCTTGAGCCTGCTTTGCTCAAAGAGCTTTACGATTACTCTGTTTCTATTGGAATGGAGCCATTGGTGGAAGTCAATAACCCTAAAGAACTGTCTTTGGCTCTCGATATAGGAGCTAAAGTGGTAGGTGTCAACAACCGCAATTTACATGATTTTAATGTCGACATGTCTACCACTTCTCGCGTGAACGCAGCTTTGAATGGGCGCTATACCGTTCTTTGTGCTCTTTCTGGCATTTCTTCACCGGAAGATGTAGAAAAATACGTCGCAGAAGGTGTGAAGGCTGTTCTTGTCGGCGAGGCATTGATGCGAGCGAGCGATACCAAGACTTTCCTCCGATCTCTTATTGGCTTGCCGCCACCTCGAATTCtagaaagaagaaagccaTTGGTCAAAATCTGCGGCATCAGAAGCACAGGCGATGCAAAGTTGGCAATTGATGCTGGGGCAGATCTTTTGGGTGTTATACTGGTTTCTGGCACGAAACGCTGTATTTCACCATCTGTTGCCCAAGAAATTTCAGCCATTGTCCGTTCAGCGCGATCTCAGACCTTGCATCAACCCCGTCAGACCTCTTCCGACCCTGAACCGTGGTTTGCAACTCAAACATCCACTCTGTTTTCACGAAAAAAGCCCCTTCTGGTTGGCGTGTTCCAGAATCAACCCCTTTCAGAAATCATTTCAGCTGTAGACGAGATTGGTTTTGATCTTGTTCAGTTACATGGAGATGAGCCTCAGTCGTGGGCCAAATTTATCCCTGTACCAGTGATCAAAGTTTTTCGCATAGACTCAGAGGGCGTAATAAGAGGTGGAGAAGTTGCTAGACCTGGTTTGAACAACGCCATCCTCCTCGATGCAGGGAATTCCTCGGGGGGTGGAGGCGAGGGCAAATCTTTTGATTGGTCTCATGCGAAAAGATTAATCGAGGCAGGCGAAGTAGGCTCCGCGGGCAGCTTCCGGTTACCTATCATGCTTGCGGGAGGGCTCAATCCTGAAAATGTGAATGAGGCAGTAAGACAGTTGGGTGAAGGTGTATGGTGCGTGGATGTTTCCAGCGGAGTAGAAGGTGAGGATGGAACGAAAGACGAAGGATTGGTGAAAGGGTTTGTGAAGGCTGTCAAAGGCTAA
- a CDS encoding long-chain 3-oxoacyl-CoA reductase produces the protein MVAGSIRVASSHHPSIAVFGHEIVLDIPIPALILSACGAVFLLRYTLSLFRLFLELAVLPGKPVSSFKSKSGQTWAIVTGCTSGIGLEFARQLAQKKFNIILVGRRQSALVELGNEISAKYEVETKSVVVDVSTPGSSREEALTQLELLAKNLDVGILINNVGASHNMPVSFAETDRAEMIRIVETNVTWTYLVTRAVLPSMIARSSQPHAAKSLVLTIGSLTGRIPAPLLASYSGTKAALSNWTKALAEEVKSQGVIVELAQAAFVVSNMSKIRKASLFVPTPAPFVRSTLNSIGLPRGAQGRPHERTPFWSHAVLDYLVGFVGYFSEMAGIKVVFSMHKDIRKRALKKAAKGGKKIE, from the exons ATGGTTGCAGGTTCAATTCGCGTCGCTTCTAGCCATCATCCTTCCATTGCTGTGTTTGGGCACGAGATTG TCCTTGACATCCCCATCCCAGCACTCATACTCTCGGCATGTGGTGCTGTCTTCTTGCTACGATATACGTTGTCTCTTTTCAGGCTATTCCTTGAACTCGCTGTCCTTCCTGGCAAGCCAGTCAGCTCTTTCAAGTCAAAAAGTGGCCAAACGTGGGCAATCGTTACAGGATGTACCTCGGGTATTGGCCTAGAGTTTGCTAGGCAACTCGCCCAGAAGAAATTCAATATTATCCTGGTTGGTAGGAGACAGTCTGCTCTTGTCGAATTGGGCAATGAAATCAGCGCCAAGTATGAGGTGGAAACCAAGTCTGTTGTTGTAGACGTGTCGACACCTGGAAGCAGTCGTGAGGAAGCTTTGACTCAACTTGAGCTTCTCGCTAAAAATCTTGATGTTGGAATCTTGA TCAACAATGTCGGTGCATCACACAACATGCCAGTCTCTTTTGCTGAGACTGATCGAGCCGAAATGATTCGTATCGTTGAGACT AATGTCACTTGGACTTACCTTGTTACCCGAGCTGTTCTTCCGTCAATGATCGCCCGATCCTCGCAGCCTCATGCTGCCAAATCTCTTGTCCTCACCATTGGCTCTCTTACGGGCCGCATTCCAGCTCCTCTCCTTGCTTCCTACTCTGGTACTAAGGCCGCCCTCTCCAATTGGACCAAAGCACTTGCGGAGGAAGTCAAGAGTCAAGGAGTTATTGTTGAGCTCGCTCAAGCTGCCTTTGTAGTGTCCAACATGTCCAAGATTAGGAAAGCCTCCCTCTTTGTACCAACACCAGCACCATTTGTTAGGTCTACTCTCAACTCAATCGGTCTTCCTCGAGGCGCACAAGGCCGTCCACATGAGCGTACGCCATTTTGGTCTCACGCCGTTCTAGACTACCTTGTAGGCTTTGTGGGATATTTCAGCGAGATGGCAGGGATCAAAGTGGTCTTCTCTATGCACAAGGATATCAGGAAGAGGGCATTAAAGAAGGCTGCGAAGGGAGGAAAAAAGATAGAATAG